The Myxococcus xanthus genome contains the following window.
CGCTCGGCGAGGGCGGCCACGAGCCTGGTCGCCCTGGGCTTCACCCGAGTGATGAACCTGCGAGGCGGGATGCTCGCGTGGAACACCGCGCGGCTGCCCGTGGTGCGTCCTATCCCCCACACCCTGCCCACCTTGGGCACCGTCCGCGACGGACTGCTCGACGGCCTCCACCGCGCCGTGGCACCCCCGCCCCATGAAGGGCCCACCGTGCCCCCCCTGACGACCCCGTCTCGGGAAGCACTCACCGCAGTGCTCGACGCGCTCCAGGCCGCGCGGCCGACGGATGTCCGGGACACCGCCGCCTTCGAGCACCTGCTGCGCACATACCGGGACCTGCTCGCCGTCGCGCGCGCGGAAGGCGAGCGGTGATGCTGTACGCGGGCATCGCGGGCTCGGTGCTCGTGGGCATCCTGCTGGGCCTGCTCGGAGGTGGCGGCTCCATCCTCATCGTGCCGCTGCTCATCTACGTGCTCGACGTCGAGCCTCGGACGGCCATCGCCATGTCCCTGGTGGTGGTGGGCGTCACCAGCGCCAGCAGCGCCTTCCTCCACGCCCGCGCGGGCCGCGTCCGCTGGCGCACCGCGCTCGTGTTCGGCGCAGGGGGCATGGGCGGAGCCTTCCTCGGTGGCCGGCTCAATCCCCACCTCGCGCCCGACACGCTGCTGCTCCTGTTCGGGAGCGTCATGGTGGCCGCCGCCGTGGCCATGCTTCGCCGCCGGGAAGCCGGGCCCGCCGCCACCAGCGTCTCCCCGCTCCCCGCGGCCCGCGTGCTCGCACAAGGCATCGCGGTGGGCGCGTTGTCGGGACTGGTGGGCGCCGGGGGCGGCTTCCTCATCGTGCCCGCGCTGTCACTGGCGGGGCTGCCCATGCCAGTCGCCACCGCCACGTCCCTGGTGGTCATCGCGCTCCAGTGCGCCGCCGGCCTGGTGGGCCACCTGGGCCACCTGGACCTGCCCTGGGTGCTCACCGGCGAAGTCCTCCTGGCCGCGATGACGGGCAGCCTCGTGGGCGGAAGGCTCGCGGGGCGCGTGTCCCCCGCGATGCTGCGCAAGGGCTTCGCCGTGTTCGTGCTGACCACCGCCGCCTTCCTCCTGGGCGCCCAGTCTCCCGCGCCCCTGCGTGAGCGCGTATGGACGGAGGGGCTGTGGCTCTGGAGCGTGGCGCCTCTTGCCGTGGGCATTCCCGTGACGGTGTGGCGCCTGCGCGTGGCCCGCCAGCGTCAGGCCGCGCAGGCCCTGCCCCGGTGAGGCACCGTCACGTGGACGCCAGCGGCACGGTGAAGCGGAAGGTGGAGCCGTGCCCCAGCACGCTCTCCACCCACAGACGGCCGCCATGCCGCTCGACGATGTCCCCGCAGATGTAGAGCCCCAGCCCCAGCCCACCAAAGCCGGAGATGGGGGCGTTGCGAGCACGGAAGAAGCGCTCGAAGAGGTGCTCCTGCTGATCCCGCGGAATGCCGATGCCTTCGTCCTGGACGGAGACATGGGCGTGGCGGTCCTCCCGAGCCACCCGGACGCGAACCGTTCCCCCACTGGGGCTGTACTTGAAGGCGTTCTCCATCAGGTTGACCAGGACCTGCGCGAGCCGGTCCGCGTCGCCCAGGACGACCAGGGGTGCCTCCGGCGCTTCGTACTCGACCCGGTGGTGCGCGCTGGACAGGCGCATCTCGGAGACGACGTCATGGGCCAGCTCCTGCAACACGACGGGCCCATGCTTCAGCGTCAGCCGCCCTTCCTGGATGCGCGAGGTGTCCAGCAGGTCATTCACCAATCCCGTCAGGCGGCTCACCTGCATCAACGACTTGTCCACGTGCCGGGCGGAGGCCCCGTCCCCCTCGGCGCCGTGTTGCCGCAGCATCTGGAGGTGCAGCTTCAGCGGCGTGAGCGGCGTCTTCAGCTCGTGCGCGGCGATGGACAGGAAGTCGTCCCGCACGCGGATGGCCTCCTGGGCTTCGCGCAGCAGCCGCTCGCGCTCGGCCTCGGCCTGCCGCTCCGCCGTCACCTCGCGGTAGCTCCACACGCGGCCGATGATGGCGCCCCCCATCCGCTGCGGCAGCGACTTGCGCTCCAGGATGCGCCCGTCCAGCAACTCCACCGTCTCCACGTCCACCTCTTCGGACGGCTCGAAGCGCTCCCGGATTCGCGACGTGAACGACTCCGGGTGTTTCACGCCGCCCGCCGCGCGCACCAGCACCCGCTCCGCGTCGCGGTCCACCATCATCTCCTCGGTCAGCCCCCAGATGTCGAGGAAGCGCTTGTTGAAGGCCGTGACGCGCTTGTTCAGGTCCACCACGATGACGCCTTCCGCAATCGAGTCGAACGTGGCGCGCAGCACCGAGTTCATGTGCGCCAGGCTCTCCGGCGCGTGCCGCGTCAGACCGCCTTCGGCGACCTGCCCCATCGAGGACTCAGGAAGCTGGAGGCGCGCGCAGGCTCCCAACAATGTCCCCTGCTCATCGAACATGGGCAGGACGAAGGCCGTCAGGCCCGGCTCCTCGTGAACACCGGCCTTGCCCTGGAGCGCGGGCTGCATCGCCTGCGCGAGCCAGGGCAGCCGAGCGAGCACCTCGGCCACGGAACGCCCTTGAAAGGGCTCTCCCTGCGGCCCGGTGGCGTGAGTCAGCGCATCGTCCATCCAGAGCACGCGTCCGTGCGCGTCGACGATGAGCGCCGCCTGGAGCGCCTGCCCCAATCTCAGCAGCGCCGGAGCGAAGTCGGGCCCGCTCGGGTGACGGGCCTCGGCAGCCCCAGGCGCGCCCCATCCGCTCCGTCCTTCCTCATAGATGTGGGCCTTCGACATGGGCGCTCCTCGGCCTCGTTGGCGGGACATTTCCGGCGGAAAGATGCGGCGCCCGCCAAGGGCATGAAAGGGGCCCCCCTGCTCGGCCGCCACCGCCGAAGGGGCTCCGACTCCCAGGCCGCTTGCCATGCGAAAGCGGTAGGCTTCCGCCACATGACGACCTCTCGCCTCGCGATGCTGTTCCTGGTGCCCGTGCTGGCCACGGGCTGTGCCTCCACCGCTGGCGCCACCCGGCCAGACGAGCCCGCGACGGAAGCGGCGGCCCCCGAGGCCACGCCCAGCGCGCCCAGCGCGCCCAGCGCGCCCTCCGGCTATGGCTACAGCAAGAACGACCCCATCCACGTGGGTGGAGGTGTCGGCGGCGAACACGAATACCTCCAGCACCTGCGGGGGCCAGAGGGGCAGAAGATCCGCTACGAGCGGGGAGGAAGCTGCTGCGCCTTCGAGTCGGAGGGCGCGCCGTTCGGCAGCGGCATGCTCGACGTGTACGTCGTCACCTACGACGGGCTGGAGGAGCCGGTGATGCTGTACCTCAACATGTATGAACGGAAGGACCCGCGCGCCCCCGAAGGCTTCCGCCTGGACTGACGCGCGCTAGGAGCAGTCCTCGATGATGGGAGCGGCGACCAGCGGGCCCGACATCCATTCCGACAGACACATCGGACCGCGTCTCGATGTCGCGCTGGTCCGCCGCCAGCACGGGGCTGACGCCGCGAATGCAGACCAGCAGGAATCCAGACACACGAGCGAAGGTCTTCACAGCCCTGAATTGTAGCAGGCATGCGTCTCCGCCGTTGACCGCTGCCAGTTCCGCACGGAGATTCCCTGCATGACGCTGAGAGCCATGACCGACGTGGGCGCCGAGCTGGGCCTGTCTCCCGAAGACGTGCTGCCGTGGGGAACCCACCGCGCCAAGGTGTCGCTGGACGCGCTCGGCAAGCGGGGCGGCCGGCAGGGACGCCTGGTGCTCGTGTCCGCCATCAACCCCACGCCGCCGGGCGAAGGGAAGACCACCATGTCCGTGGCGCTGGCCATGGGCTTGCGCAAGCGAGGGCGCCGCGCGGTGGCGGCCCTGCGCGAGCCGTCACTGGGCCCTGTCTTCGGCGTGAAGGGCGGCGGCACCGGCGGCGGGCAGGCCAGCCTGGAGCCCGCGGCCGACATCAACCTGCACTTCACCGGTGACTTGCACGCCATCACCAGCGCCAACAACCTGCTGTCCGCGCTGGTGGACAACGCCGTCTTCTACGGCCAGCCGGTGGCCCTGGATGCCACGCGCGTGCGCTGGCGGCGCGCGCTGGACATGAATGACCGCTTCCTGCGCAACGTCATCGTCGGCCTGGGCGGCAAGGCGCAGGGCGTGCCACGCGAGGACCACTTCGACATCACCGCCGCCAGCGAGGTCATGGCCATCCTCGCGCTCGCGGAGGGCCTGAAGGACCTGGAGGCGCGGCTGGGACGCGTCATCATCGGCCACACCCGGGACGGCCAGCCGGTGCGCGCGCGCGACGTGGACGCGGCGGCGTCCATGGTGGCGCTGCTCAAGGACGCGCTGATGCCCAACCTCGCCCAGACACGCGAGGGCGGCCCCGCGCTGGTGCACGCGGGCCCCTTCGCCAACATCGCGCACGGGTGCAGCTCCGTGATGGGCACGCGCATGGGGCTGGCCTACGCGGATGAAGTCATCACGGAGGCGGGCTTCGGCTTCGACCTGGGCGCGGAGAAGTTCCTGGACATCAAGTGCCGCGGCAGCGGGCTGTGGCCCCGGGGCGTGGTGCTGGTGGTGACGCTGCGCGCGCTGAAGCACCACGGGGGCGCCTCCCCCGCGCGCGTGGCCGAGCCGGACCGCGAGGCCCTGGTTCGCGGCTTCGCCCACCTGGAGAAGCACCTGGAGTCGGTGGCCGCCTTCGGCCTGCCGGCCGTGCTGTGCGTCAACCGCTTCCCGCAGGACACCGAGTCCGAGCTGGAAGAGCTGCGCGCCTTCGGCAAGGCCCGCGGCGTGGAGACGGCCGTGTGTGACGGCTTCTCGCGAGGGGGTGACGGCTCGCTGGAGCTGGCCGACTGCGTGCTGGAGATGCTGGACGGTACGGACGCCGCGCCGCCCCAGCCGCGCTTCCTCTACGACGTGGCGCAGACACCCGAGGAGAAGGTGGCCGCCATCGCGCGCACCGTCTACGGCGCGGACGACGTGGCCTTCACCGCGAGCGCGAAGAAGGACCTGGACGCCATCCGCGAGCTGGGCGGCGCCGGACTGCCCGTGTGCATGGCGAAGACGCACCTGTCGCTGTCGGATGACCCCACGAAGCTGGGGCGGCCGCGCGGCTTCACGCTCACCGTGCGCGAGGTGCGGCTGTCCGCGGGCGCGGGCTTCATGGTGGCGCTCACTGGAGAAATCCTCACCATGCCCGGCCTGCCACGCGAGCCTGCCGCCCGCCGCGTCACCGTCCACGACGACGGGCGCGTCACCGGGCTGATGCAGGGGGAGTGAGCCGAGCCCCAAGCCGGGGTGCCACCCAGGACGGTGGCACCCGCGCGGCCCCGAGGCGGCGTCAGACGCGGAAGCCGGTGGACAGCTCATGGAGCTGTCCCAGCGACGCGTTGATTTGCGTCACCGCCTGCTCGGCCGTCATCGTGGCCGTCACCACGTCCGCCATCATGGAGGACAGCGTGGTCATCACCTCGGTCATCTGCGCGATGCCCGCGTTCTGCTGGGTGACGGAGGCCACAATCTGGCGCGCGGCCTGACTGCTCTCCTGCACCACGGTGGTGATTTCCTTCAGCGTGTTGGCCGAGGCGAGCACCTGCTCGATGCCCTCCTCCATCTTCTCGCTGTCGCCCTCGGCGATGCCCACCGTCTGGCGGATGGCCTGGTTGATTTCGAGCAGAATCTTGCCGATGCGCTGGGTGCTCTGCAGCGACTGGCCGCTGAGCGAGCGCATCTCCCGCGCCACCACCGCGAAGCCCCGGCCCTGTTCCCCGGCGCGCGCCGCTTCGATGGCCGCGTTGAGCGCGAGCACGTTGGACTGGTCCGCCAGGTCCTTCACGCTGCCGATGATTTCACCGGCATGCACGGCCTGGTCGCTCAGGTGCGCGATGCTGCCCACCAGCGCGCCCACGCGCTGGCGAATCTGCTGGAGGCCCTCGGCGCTCTTCTCGATGGACTCCTGGCCGGACGCGCTGAACGCATCCGCCTGTCCCGCCACGCGGAGCACCATCTCCGCGCGGCTGGCGGCCATGCTGGACGTCTGCGCGATTTCGGCGATGGTGGTGCTCGCCTCGGTGAGGCTGCGGGACTGATTGGTGAGGAAGTTCACCTGCTCCTGGCTGGCCTGCGTCAGCGTCTTCGCCGCGTTCGTCAGGTCCGTCACCACCGTCTGGATGGTGGTGGGCACGTTGCGCAGCCGGGTCACCATGACCTGGAAGCCGCGCGCCAGCTCGCCCACCTCGTCGTGGGCGCTCACGTCGATGGCCTGCGTCAGGTCGCCCTTCTCCGCGATGCGCGTGGCCACGTGGGTCAGCTTCGCCAGCGGCAGCGTCACCTCGCGGTGCAGCCAGTAGGCCAGCCCCACCGTCAGCGCGATGCACAACAGCACCAGCACGCACACCGTCCAGGTGGTGGCGCGGTGCAGCCCGGCCACCTCCGCGTAGGAGGTCGCGATGGCCTGGCCATCCGCTTCCACGGCCCTCTCCAGCTCATGGGACAGCGCGGCGGCCAGGGACTCCACGCTCGCGAGCGCGGACGCCGCCTTCTCGTCCCCCTCCACCGCGAACGTCACCGCCGCCCTGGAGTTCGTCCAGTACGTGGCCAGGGACGACTTGAGTTCATCCACCCGCTGGCGGTTCGCGTCCGGTACGGCCCCCGCCAGGTCGAGCTTCGACTGGAGCTCGTCCACCTCCGCGCTCAGCGGCTCCAACCCTCCCGCCTTCGCCGCCACCGCCGCCAGCACGTTGCGGTGCAGGCCCGGGAAGCGGTGCATCACCTCACGGTTCAGCTCGATGGTGGGAACCTGCGAACTGCTGATGCGCGCGTACACGCCACCGGAGCGCGCGCCCAGGGCGATGAACGCCACCAGGATGGCCACCAGGAACACCGCGACAACAGCCGGCAACAACATCATCTTCTGCTTGAGCTTCAGACGCACCCGCTGGCCTCCCCGCTACCGTGAGCCCCCTTCAACGCCTGCGACTCCACGCCGCGCGCCGCGGCCAGAATCCGGCTGTGGAAGAGCCACCCCGTTTTCCAAGGCCCGCTGCACCAGCACATGTCGCCATCCTTCCGTGGACTCCCGTGGGAGCCACAAACCCGTGCGGCCGGTGCTCACGCCGCGCGTCGTAGGATAGCCAACTGTCTGCGGGCTGGTAACTCTCACCACCCGTGTCATTCAGACGGACGCGGAGCGCCGTGAAAGACGGGTAGGACCCAACCCCACCTGGGCGAGCGCATCCCAACCCATGGCCCGGTTTCACCGCGCGCTCCGGGTAGGAGAGCAGGCCGTCGCTTCCCCGGTGGCGCCCCGTATCAGCGCACGGAGCGCTGGAGCGCGGGCGCAATCTCCTGCTGGCAGGTCGCGTCACATTCCGTGAAGCGGGTGAGGAAGTCCGCCATCTGCGCGCAGCGCTTCGGGAAGCGGCTGGTGCCCGCATCCCCCATGCACATCTCGTGGAAGGAGTCGCGCGTCTCCTGGAAGAGGGAGGCCCGCTGCGCGGGAGACAACGCGTTCAGCGCCCGGTTCTCCCCTCCCTGGAGGTACAGCCAGACGCCGCCGAGCAACAGCAGCACCAGCCCCACCAGCACGGCCTTCCGAGTCCGCTTCTCGGCCGGCGAGGGGCCTCGGGCTCGGGAGAAGACGTTCTCCTCCTCATCGTCTTCGGGCGGTGGGCCGCCTGCCATCATCCCCATCAAGCGCATACGCCCCCTGTTCCAGCCCAAACCGGGGAGCAACGCCAGCACGGAGTGCAGCGGATGTGAGGCAACCGCCAACAAGCCGGGCGGCCATTGCGTGAGCTCCCGCACGCCGCGCGGGAGTCTGACCGCGCGCTGGCGCGGATTGCTCCTAGGATGAAGTCATGGACATTGGTGAGCGCCCCATGCGGGTGCTGGTGGTGGACGACGAGCGGAACATCCGCCACACCCTGCGCGTGTGCCTGGAGGGCTTCGGCTGTGAGGTCCGCGAGGCGGCCACCCCCGAGGCCGCGCTGGCCGCGCTGGCGCAAGGCCCCGCCGACCTGGCCTTCGTCGACCTGCGGCTCGGCACGGCCAGCGGAATGGAGCTGTTGCCGCGCCTCCTGGCCGAGTCGCCCCACCTGGACGTCGTGCTCATCACCGCCTACGCCACGTTCGACACGGCGGTGGAGGCGATGCGACGCGGGGCACGGGACTATCTGCCCAAGCCCTTCACGCCCGCGCAGATTCGCCACGCGGTGGAGAAGGCGCGGCGGCACCAGGAGCTGGCATCGCAGTTGGAGAACCTGGAGGGGCAGCTTTCCCAGGCGGTGCCGGAGGCCACGTTGGAGACAGCCTCGCCCGCGATGCACGCGGCCATCGGGCTGTTGACGCGCGCGGCGGCGTCCGACGCGGCGGTGCTGCTGCGGGGAGAGAGTGGCACCGGCAAGGGGGTGCTCGCCCGCGCGCTGCATTCGATGAGTGCTCGGCGGCGCCGGCCTTTCGTCACCGTCAACTGTCCCACGCTGTCCGAGCAACTGCTGGCCAGCGAGCTGTTCGGCCACGTGCGCGGCGCGTTCACCGGCGCGGTGAAGGACCAGCCAGGACGCGTGGAGGCGGCGGAAGGGGGCACGCTGTTCCTGGATGAAATCGCGGAGATGAGTCCGGGGCTCCAGGCGCAACTGCTGCGCTTCCTCCAGGAGAAGCAGTTCGAACGGCTGGGCGAGGGACGCACGCGCAAGGCGGACGTGCGGGTGGTGGCGGCGACGAATCGGGACCTGGAGAAGGACGTGGCCGAGGGGCGCTTCCGGGAGGACCTGCTCTACCGGCTGAACGTCATCGAGGTGAAGCTGCCGTCGCTGCGAGAGCGGCCGGAGGACCTGCTTTCGCTGGCCCGGCGCTTCGTCTCCTTCTTCGCTCGCGCGGCGCAGCGCCCACCGCCGGAGCTGTCGCCCGCGACGGAGAAGATGCTGTTGGCCTATGGGTGGCCGGGCAACGTGCGCGAGCTGCGGAATGCAATGGAGCGAGCGCTCATCGTCTGGCCCGCGGAGGTGCTGGAGCCGCAGGCGTTCCCCGACCGCATCGCCGCGGCGGGGAGTCCGGTGATGACCCTGGGCGGGCCGCACACGTTGGAGGACATCGAGCGCGAGCACGTGCTGCGCGTCATGGCCTCGGCGCCCACGTTGGATGAGGCAGCGCGGGTGCTGGGCATCGACGCGTCCACGCTGTGGCGGAAGCGGAAGAAGTACGAGTCGGGCGAGGGCTGAGCACGGGCCTGGGAGCGCCCGTGGTGTTCCACGGGAGCAGAGCGG
Protein-coding sequences here:
- a CDS encoding rhodanese-like domain-containing protein, whose protein sequence is MHPLCDNAAPHPAGYRDVEVGQLAAFLPSELTLVDVREAAELDGILGHVAGIRHVPLATVPDVVDAWPRDTDVVMICRSGARSARAATSLVALGFTRVMNLRGGMLAWNTARLPVVRPIPHTLPTLGTVRDGLLDGLHRAVAPPPHEGPTVPPLTTPSREALTAVLDALQAARPTDVRDTAAFEHLLRTYRDLLAVARAEGER
- a CDS encoding sulfite exporter TauE/SafE family protein, whose translation is MLYAGIAGSVLVGILLGLLGGGGSILIVPLLIYVLDVEPRTAIAMSLVVVGVTSASSAFLHARAGRVRWRTALVFGAGGMGGAFLGGRLNPHLAPDTLLLLFGSVMVAAAVAMLRRREAGPAATSVSPLPAARVLAQGIAVGALSGLVGAGGGFLIVPALSLAGLPMPVATATSLVVIALQCAAGLVGHLGHLDLPWVLTGEVLLAAMTGSLVGGRLAGRVSPAMLRKGFAVFVLTTAAFLLGAQSPAPLRERVWTEGLWLWSVAPLAVGIPVTVWRLRVARQRQAAQALPR
- a CDS encoding sensor histidine kinase, which translates into the protein MSKAHIYEEGRSGWGAPGAAEARHPSGPDFAPALLRLGQALQAALIVDAHGRVLWMDDALTHATGPQGEPFQGRSVAEVLARLPWLAQAMQPALQGKAGVHEEPGLTAFVLPMFDEQGTLLGACARLQLPESSMGQVAEGGLTRHAPESLAHMNSVLRATFDSIAEGVIVVDLNKRVTAFNKRFLDIWGLTEEMMVDRDAERVLVRAAGGVKHPESFTSRIRERFEPSEEVDVETVELLDGRILERKSLPQRMGGAIIGRVWSYREVTAERQAEAERERLLREAQEAIRVRDDFLSIAAHELKTPLTPLKLHLQMLRQHGAEGDGASARHVDKSLMQVSRLTGLVNDLLDTSRIQEGRLTLKHGPVVLQELAHDVVSEMRLSSAHHRVEYEAPEAPLVVLGDADRLAQVLVNLMENAFKYSPSGGTVRVRVAREDRHAHVSVQDEGIGIPRDQQEHLFERFFRARNAPISGFGGLGLGLYICGDIVERHGGRLWVESVLGHGSTFRFTVPLAST
- a CDS encoding formate--tetrahydrofolate ligase, with protein sequence MTLRAMTDVGAELGLSPEDVLPWGTHRAKVSLDALGKRGGRQGRLVLVSAINPTPPGEGKTTMSVALAMGLRKRGRRAVAALREPSLGPVFGVKGGGTGGGQASLEPAADINLHFTGDLHAITSANNLLSALVDNAVFYGQPVALDATRVRWRRALDMNDRFLRNVIVGLGGKAQGVPREDHFDITAASEVMAILALAEGLKDLEARLGRVIIGHTRDGQPVRARDVDAAASMVALLKDALMPNLAQTREGGPALVHAGPFANIAHGCSSVMGTRMGLAYADEVITEAGFGFDLGAEKFLDIKCRGSGLWPRGVVLVVTLRALKHHGGASPARVAEPDREALVRGFAHLEKHLESVAAFGLPAVLCVNRFPQDTESELEELRAFGKARGVETAVCDGFSRGGDGSLELADCVLEMLDGTDAAPPQPRFLYDVAQTPEEKVAAIARTVYGADDVAFTASAKKDLDAIRELGGAGLPVCMAKTHLSLSDDPTKLGRPRGFTLTVREVRLSAGAGFMVALTGEILTMPGLPREPAARRVTVHDDGRVTGLMQGE
- a CDS encoding methyl-accepting chemotaxis protein, yielding MRLKLKQKMMLLPAVVAVFLVAILVAFIALGARSGGVYARISSSQVPTIELNREVMHRFPGLHRNVLAAVAAKAGGLEPLSAEVDELQSKLDLAGAVPDANRQRVDELKSSLATYWTNSRAAVTFAVEGDEKAASALASVESLAAALSHELERAVEADGQAIATSYAEVAGLHRATTWTVCVLVLLCIALTVGLAYWLHREVTLPLAKLTHVATRIAEKGDLTQAIDVSAHDEVGELARGFQVMVTRLRNVPTTIQTVVTDLTNAAKTLTQASQEQVNFLTNQSRSLTEASTTIAEIAQTSSMAASRAEMVLRVAGQADAFSASGQESIEKSAEGLQQIRQRVGALVGSIAHLSDQAVHAGEIIGSVKDLADQSNVLALNAAIEAARAGEQGRGFAVVAREMRSLSGQSLQSTQRIGKILLEINQAIRQTVGIAEGDSEKMEEGIEQVLASANTLKEITTVVQESSQAARQIVASVTQQNAGIAQMTEVMTTLSSMMADVVTATMTAEQAVTQINASLGQLHELSTGFRV
- a CDS encoding sigma-54-dependent transcriptional regulator; its protein translation is MDIGERPMRVLVVDDERNIRHTLRVCLEGFGCEVREAATPEAALAALAQGPADLAFVDLRLGTASGMELLPRLLAESPHLDVVLITAYATFDTAVEAMRRGARDYLPKPFTPAQIRHAVEKARRHQELASQLENLEGQLSQAVPEATLETASPAMHAAIGLLTRAAASDAAVLLRGESGTGKGVLARALHSMSARRRRPFVTVNCPTLSEQLLASELFGHVRGAFTGAVKDQPGRVEAAEGGTLFLDEIAEMSPGLQAQLLRFLQEKQFERLGEGRTRKADVRVVAATNRDLEKDVAEGRFREDLLYRLNVIEVKLPSLRERPEDLLSLARRFVSFFARAAQRPPPELSPATEKMLLAYGWPGNVRELRNAMERALIVWPAEVLEPQAFPDRIAAAGSPVMTLGGPHTLEDIEREHVLRVMASAPTLDEAARVLGIDASTLWRKRKKYESGEG